In Horticoccus luteus, the following proteins share a genomic window:
- a CDS encoding LptA/OstA family protein, with the protein MKRALLSLAALLLATALPGRAQTAPTDTIIECAGAFETVSTATEIVSTFRDHVVVTGTNISLTCDYLRVVALQKTAQTTALGQYGYFKSLVATGHVKIVQGDREATCGRAEIFPGDDKIVLTEQPVVSSTDGQYVARGPRMVLYRGRRQAVIEGSPEERVRITLPPVKDLGFEEEKTTPPPAAKPPAK; encoded by the coding sequence ATGAAACGCGCCCTCCTTTCTCTCGCCGCTCTGCTGCTCGCCACCGCCCTTCCGGGCCGCGCGCAAACGGCGCCTACGGACACGATCATTGAATGCGCGGGCGCGTTTGAGACCGTGAGCACCGCGACGGAAATCGTTTCCACGTTTCGCGACCACGTCGTCGTCACCGGCACCAATATCTCACTGACCTGCGATTATCTCCGCGTGGTCGCTTTGCAAAAGACCGCGCAGACCACCGCCCTCGGCCAATACGGCTACTTCAAATCCCTCGTCGCCACCGGCCACGTGAAAATCGTCCAGGGCGATCGCGAGGCGACGTGCGGTCGCGCCGAGATTTTTCCGGGCGACGACAAGATCGTGCTCACCGAGCAGCCGGTCGTGAGCAGCACCGACGGTCAATACGTCGCGCGCGGCCCGCGCATGGTCCTCTACCGCGGCCGCCGGCAGGCCGTCATCGAGGGCTCACCCGAAGAGCGCGTGCGCATCACGCTGCCACCGGTGAAAGACCTCGGCTTCGAGGAGGAGAAAACCACCCCGCCGCCGGCCGCCAAGCCGCCCGCGAAATGA
- a CDS encoding platelet-activating factor acetylhydrolase IB subunit has translation MNVCRPFLRPLVFLASVAFASLAFANTAIEPVPRSESWLKRHEGFVEIAHQGHIDVLFLGDSITDFWRNSGKPPRTGGKAVWDANFAPLHAANFGISADRTQHLLWRIEHGELEGISPRAIVLMIGTNNIGFESDGTTPRNTPAEAAEGVAAIVHTLRTKLPDAQILLLAIFPRSKKPDDPKRLQVAEINRLIAPLGKDAHVHYLDIGQKFLSADGTLSKNIMPDFLHPNEHGYEIWAAAIKEPLAALLR, from the coding sequence ATGAACGTTTGCCGCCCCTTTCTGCGCCCCCTCGTCTTTCTCGCCAGCGTGGCCTTCGCCTCACTCGCGTTTGCCAACACCGCCATTGAGCCGGTCCCTCGCTCCGAGAGCTGGCTGAAACGCCACGAGGGTTTCGTCGAAATCGCCCACCAGGGTCACATCGACGTGCTCTTCCTCGGTGACTCGATCACCGATTTTTGGCGGAACAGCGGAAAACCGCCCCGCACCGGCGGCAAGGCCGTGTGGGACGCCAATTTCGCTCCCCTGCACGCCGCGAATTTCGGCATCAGCGCCGACCGCACGCAGCATCTCCTGTGGCGCATCGAGCACGGTGAACTCGAGGGAATTTCGCCCCGGGCCATCGTCCTCATGATCGGCACCAACAACATCGGTTTCGAAAGCGATGGCACCACGCCGCGCAACACGCCGGCCGAAGCCGCCGAGGGCGTCGCCGCCATCGTCCACACCCTCCGCACCAAACTCCCGGACGCGCAAATCCTCCTCCTCGCCATCTTCCCGCGCAGCAAAAAACCCGACGATCCCAAACGCCTGCAAGTCGCGGAAATCAACCGCCTGATCGCGCCGCTGGGGAAAGACGCTCACGTCCACTACCTCGATATCGGCCAGAAATTCCTCTCCGCCGACGGCACGCTGTCGAAGAACATCATGCCTGACTTCCTCCATCCGAACGAGCACGGCTACGAAATCTGGGCCGCCGCGATCAAGGAGCCGCTGGCAGCGTTGTTGCGCTAA
- a CDS encoding metal-dependent hydrolase → MKLTYFGHSAFRVVTEQIAIVFDPWLLSNPHGSVPLAEAPCDYILCSHAHDDHIADAVALARLHGATIVAPFELADYFATHGVATLDLMPGGGVTLPWGRIDMTPAIHSSSLELPNAPARAMGVPSGYRVQTAGRTLYHAGDTALFGDMRLIARTPLDLALLPIGDFYTMGPDDAVAALDLLRPRLAVPMHYNSNEKIRVDPHAFATAAASAGHTVRVMTPGETTAL, encoded by the coding sequence ATGAAACTCACCTACTTCGGCCACTCCGCCTTTCGCGTCGTCACCGAGCAGATCGCGATCGTGTTCGATCCTTGGCTCCTCTCCAACCCCCACGGCTCCGTGCCGCTGGCCGAGGCGCCGTGTGATTACATTCTCTGCTCTCACGCGCATGACGATCACATCGCCGACGCCGTGGCTCTCGCGCGCCTGCACGGCGCCACGATCGTGGCGCCATTCGAACTCGCCGACTACTTCGCGACGCACGGCGTCGCCACGCTCGACCTCATGCCCGGCGGCGGCGTCACGCTGCCTTGGGGCCGCATCGACATGACGCCCGCCATTCATAGCTCTTCGCTCGAACTCCCCAATGCTCCCGCCCGCGCGATGGGCGTGCCTTCCGGCTATCGCGTGCAAACCGCCGGCCGCACGCTCTATCACGCCGGCGACACCGCGCTGTTTGGCGACATGCGCCTCATCGCCCGAACACCGCTCGACCTCGCTCTCCTGCCCATCGGCGACTTCTACACGATGGGGCCCGACGACGCCGTCGCTGCGCTCGACCTCCTCCGCCCGCGTCTGGCCGTGCCCATGCACTACAACTCCAACGAAAAAATCCGCGTCGATCCTCACGCCTTCGCCACGGCCGCCGCCTCCGCCGGACACACCGTCCGTGTCATGACACCCGGCGAAACCACCGCGCTGTAA
- a CDS encoding phytanoyl-CoA dioxygenase family protein translates to MNEAPSLPTPNYSAPAQRAPDRSLTPEQIAFYRENGYLAVDAVMPAEEVATVRRIYDRLFNEDRAKTEGDLYDLTGEKTKGKSESVPQILQPAKYAPELLETQLVANIKAMMKQLHGPETRMVGDHAINKPPHGNSPTPWHQDEAYWDPAKEYSGLSVWVALQPATKVNGCMCFVPGSQKGEVVPHRPIGGNPLTPGLEVVPSELQAAKAVACELPAGGATFHAERTLHFTAANRSDDFRRAYIAVGMAFERKRDTARKFPWQEEQAAARAAKAAAAKSA, encoded by the coding sequence ATGAACGAAGCCCCTTCGCTGCCCACTCCCAACTACAGTGCGCCGGCTCAACGCGCGCCCGACCGGTCGCTCACGCCGGAGCAGATCGCGTTTTACCGGGAGAACGGTTATCTCGCGGTCGATGCGGTGATGCCCGCGGAGGAGGTCGCCACGGTGCGGCGGATTTACGACCGGTTGTTCAACGAGGACCGCGCCAAAACCGAGGGTGACCTCTACGACCTCACCGGCGAGAAAACGAAGGGCAAAAGCGAGAGCGTGCCGCAGATTTTGCAGCCGGCGAAATACGCGCCGGAGCTGCTCGAGACGCAGTTGGTGGCGAACATCAAGGCGATGATGAAGCAACTGCACGGGCCGGAGACGCGGATGGTGGGCGATCACGCGATCAACAAGCCGCCGCACGGCAACTCACCGACGCCGTGGCACCAGGACGAGGCGTATTGGGATCCGGCGAAGGAATACAGCGGGCTCAGCGTCTGGGTGGCGTTGCAGCCGGCGACAAAGGTCAACGGGTGCATGTGTTTCGTGCCGGGTTCGCAGAAAGGCGAAGTGGTGCCGCACCGGCCGATCGGCGGCAATCCGCTGACGCCGGGCTTGGAAGTGGTGCCGAGCGAATTGCAGGCGGCGAAGGCTGTGGCGTGCGAACTGCCGGCGGGCGGCGCGACGTTTCACGCGGAGCGCACGCTGCACTTCACGGCGGCGAACCGCTCGGACGATTTCCGCCGCGCTTATATTGCGGTGGGCATGGCGTTCGAACGGAAGCGCGACACGGCGCGGAAATTCCCCTGGCAGGAAGAGCAGGCGGCGGCGCGCGCGGCGAAAGCGGCCGCGGCCAAGTCGGCGTAA
- the lptB gene encoding LPS export ABC transporter ATP-binding protein, with translation MSVAPAAAPAPRPEITTVGLRKTFGRRTVVDGVNLNFCAGEVVGLLGPNGAGKTTTFYMIVGLVPATGGHVQLDGADITRLRMHERARRGIGYLPQEASVFRKLTVEQNILAVVEAVGVPRRERAARVQHHLEELHLTSLARQKAYTLSGGERRRLEIARALVTQPKFLLMDEPFAAIDPISVAEVQKLILDLKRRGIGVVVSDHNVRETLRIVDRAYLIHQGRLLTAGTGEFLIQDPQAREFYLGKDFNL, from the coding sequence ATGAGTGTCGCTCCCGCAGCGGCCCCCGCGCCGCGCCCCGAAATCACCACCGTCGGCCTGCGCAAGACCTTCGGCCGCCGCACCGTCGTCGATGGCGTCAACCTCAACTTTTGCGCCGGTGAAGTCGTCGGCCTCCTCGGCCCCAACGGCGCCGGCAAGACCACCACGTTTTACATGATCGTCGGCCTCGTGCCCGCCACCGGCGGCCACGTGCAGCTCGACGGCGCGGACATCACGCGGCTGCGCATGCACGAGCGCGCGCGCCGCGGCATCGGCTACCTTCCCCAGGAGGCGTCCGTCTTCCGCAAACTCACCGTCGAGCAGAACATTCTCGCCGTCGTCGAGGCGGTCGGCGTGCCCCGCCGTGAACGCGCCGCCCGCGTGCAGCATCATCTCGAAGAACTGCACCTCACATCGCTCGCGCGCCAGAAGGCCTACACGCTCTCCGGCGGCGAACGCCGCCGGCTCGAGATCGCCCGCGCGCTCGTCACCCAGCCCAAGTTTTTGCTGATGGACGAGCCGTTCGCCGCGATCGACCCCATCTCCGTCGCGGAGGTGCAGAAGTTGATCCTCGACCTGAAACGCCGCGGCATCGGCGTCGTCGTCTCCGATCACAACGTCCGCGAAACGCTGCGCATCGTCGACCGCGCTTACTTGATTCACCAAGGCCGCCTCCTTACCGCCGGCACCGGCGAGTTTCTCATTCAGGATCCGCAAGCCCGCGAATTTTACCTCGGCAAGGATTTCAACCTCTGA
- a CDS encoding DUF5939 domain-containing protein, whose amino-acid sequence MASPELHYRWTWELAAPPAALWPLVSDTDRFNRDCGLPPVEIVPPAPGETTRLTNSRRLRLRIAGVPVEWDERAFSWLAPRRFGVERVYRRGPIARMRVQCELEPRPDGGTTLTYDVSVDAGSLFGQISASLVVGQFSQAAFGRIFRRYDEFAQRGLTLAARHAKPRLARGGAARLTAGSALLARICAAPLVHRLTDYIRSAEAASAARIRPYALADNWGADRRRTLELCLHATRAGLLDLSWDVICPHCRGARRREHDLSHIERRAHCESCQVDFEANFDRFIELTFVPNPAIRVASRPDYCVGGPQLTPHILAQEWVPAGATSHLPVSLTPGRYRARSRGSSYQPTFRVETGAPAVLDLALDGHDLADEPAVAPEGELRLFNADPVARLVAVEHLAWTNDAATASEVTALQTFRDLFSREVLRADEQISVSSITLVFTDLKDSTQLYSTIGDAPAFGRVLTHFEVLRAMVREEGGAVVKTMGDAVMAVFPRPLPALRATLAAQQRLARPDAFPLPEGVPVPRFALQPLALKAAIHTGPCLVLTQNDRLDYFGTTVNIGARLCSICQGAEIVISEAVETDAEVARFLREHAAVARTEVPLRSFGDRPFSIARVQLRNAESTP is encoded by the coding sequence ATGGCCTCGCCCGAGCTGCACTACCGTTGGACGTGGGAGCTCGCGGCCCCGCCCGCGGCGCTGTGGCCGCTCGTGTCGGACACCGATCGCTTCAACCGCGACTGCGGCCTTCCGCCCGTCGAGATCGTTCCGCCCGCCCCGGGCGAGACGACCCGGCTCACCAACAGCCGCCGCCTGCGCCTCCGCATCGCCGGCGTGCCGGTCGAATGGGATGAACGCGCCTTCTCGTGGCTCGCGCCGCGCCGCTTCGGCGTGGAACGTGTTTACCGCCGCGGACCCATCGCGCGCATGCGCGTGCAATGCGAGTTGGAGCCGCGGCCTGACGGTGGCACCACGCTCACCTACGATGTCTCCGTCGACGCCGGCAGCTTGTTCGGCCAGATCTCGGCCTCCCTCGTCGTCGGGCAATTTTCCCAAGCCGCGTTCGGCCGCATTTTTCGCCGCTACGACGAGTTCGCTCAACGCGGCCTCACCCTCGCGGCGCGTCACGCCAAACCACGCCTCGCGCGCGGCGGCGCCGCGCGCCTCACGGCCGGCAGCGCCCTCCTGGCGCGGATTTGCGCGGCCCCGCTCGTCCATCGCCTGACCGACTATATTCGCTCGGCCGAAGCCGCTTCTGCGGCGCGCATCCGCCCTTACGCCCTCGCGGACAATTGGGGCGCCGATCGCCGCCGCACGCTCGAGCTTTGCCTGCACGCCACCCGCGCCGGCCTGCTGGATTTAAGTTGGGATGTCATTTGCCCGCATTGCCGCGGGGCCCGCCGCCGCGAACACGACCTCAGCCACATCGAACGCCGCGCGCACTGCGAGAGTTGCCAAGTCGATTTCGAGGCCAATTTCGATCGCTTCATCGAACTCACCTTCGTGCCCAACCCCGCCATCCGCGTCGCCTCCCGCCCGGATTATTGCGTCGGCGGTCCGCAACTCACGCCGCACATTCTCGCGCAGGAATGGGTGCCGGCCGGCGCGACGAGTCATCTGCCGGTGTCGCTCACTCCCGGGCGTTATCGCGCGCGCAGTCGCGGCTCCTCCTATCAGCCGACGTTTCGCGTCGAAACCGGCGCGCCCGCCGTGCTCGATCTCGCGCTCGACGGCCATGATCTCGCCGACGAACCCGCCGTCGCACCCGAAGGCGAGTTGCGCCTTTTCAACGCCGACCCAGTCGCGCGATTGGTCGCCGTCGAGCATCTGGCGTGGACCAACGATGCGGCGACCGCCTCCGAGGTCACGGCGTTGCAGACGTTTCGCGACCTCTTCTCGCGCGAGGTGCTGCGCGCGGACGAACAAATCTCCGTCAGCTCGATCACCCTCGTGTTCACCGACCTGAAGGACTCGACGCAACTCTACTCCACCATCGGCGACGCCCCGGCGTTTGGGCGCGTGCTCACACATTTCGAAGTTTTGCGCGCCATGGTCCGCGAGGAAGGCGGCGCCGTGGTGAAGACGATGGGCGATGCCGTGATGGCGGTCTTTCCGCGTCCGCTCCCCGCCCTGCGCGCGACGCTCGCGGCCCAGCAACGACTCGCGCGCCCCGATGCCTTTCCGCTGCCCGAAGGCGTGCCCGTGCCGCGCTTCGCCTTGCAACCGCTGGCCCTCAAAGCCGCGATCCACACGGGGCCGTGTCTGGTGCTCACGCAAAACGACCGCCTCGATTATTTCGGCACCACGGTCAATATCGGCGCCCGACTTTGCAGCATCTGCCAAGGCGCGGAAATCGTCATCTCCGAAGCCGTGGAAACCGACGCGGAGGTCGCGCGTTTCCTGCGCGAACACGCCGCCGTCGCCCGCACCGAGGTGCCCCTCCGCAGTTTTGGCGACCGCCCGTTCTCGATCGCCCGCGTCCAGCTTCGCAACGCCGAGTCGACCCCATAA
- a CDS encoding helix-turn-helix domain-containing protein, with product MSPKTKSNIAPATRHVMTPEQKARRTELFAGDIRLPGIVEIGRYHYAAAYEPLRLRTHPDGLEICFLARGRQTYRVNGRIYRLRGGEQYLVFPGEPHDSAGMPEEKGELYWLFVRLKPARQRLLFLTAAASADLRRELLAMPARHFAAAPGTRELLEEIFALVPTARSRADRLHVASRVLQFLLATIRASQRNRRAAPSPRIQRCLDHIARHPADPLTVPHLARLVRLSPSRFKMRFRAEIGLPPREYVLRHKLSLADIRLRRGEAVTAVAHDLGFSSSQYFATVFRRFAGHPPSALQPPRRPGRTSPP from the coding sequence ATGTCGCCCAAGACAAAATCGAACATCGCTCCCGCCACGCGCCACGTGATGACGCCGGAGCAAAAGGCGCGCCGCACCGAGCTCTTCGCCGGCGACATTCGCCTGCCCGGCATCGTCGAGATCGGCCGCTACCACTACGCCGCCGCCTACGAGCCGCTCCGCCTCCGCACGCATCCCGACGGCCTCGAAATCTGTTTCCTTGCGCGTGGCCGGCAAACCTACCGCGTCAACGGCCGCATCTACCGGTTGCGCGGCGGCGAGCAGTATTTGGTGTTCCCCGGCGAGCCCCACGACTCCGCCGGGATGCCCGAGGAAAAAGGCGAACTCTACTGGCTCTTCGTCCGTCTCAAGCCCGCGCGGCAGCGCCTGCTCTTTCTCACCGCCGCCGCTTCCGCCGATCTGCGCCGCGAATTGCTCGCGATGCCCGCGCGCCATTTTGCCGCCGCGCCCGGCACGCGCGAACTGCTCGAGGAAATCTTCGCCCTCGTGCCCACCGCCCGCTCCCGCGCCGACCGCCTCCATGTCGCGTCGCGCGTCCTGCAGTTTCTCCTCGCCACCATCCGGGCATCCCAGCGCAACCGCCGCGCCGCGCCCTCGCCGCGGATTCAACGCTGCCTCGATCACATCGCGCGGCACCCCGCCGATCCGCTCACCGTGCCGCACCTCGCCCGCCTCGTGCGCCTCTCCCCTTCGCGGTTCAAAATGCGTTTTCGCGCCGAGATCGGTCTTCCGCCCCGCGAATACGTGCTCCGGCACAAACTCAGCCTCGCCGACATCCGCCTGCGCCGCGGCGAGGCGGTGACAGCGGTTGCGCACGACCTCGGCTTTTCCAGTTCCCAATATTTTGCCACCGTTTTCCGCCGTTTTGCCGGCCACCCGCCCTCCGCTCTGCAACCGCCCCGCCGCCCCGGCCGCACCTCCCCACCATGA
- the hprK gene encoding HPr(Ser) kinase/phosphatase — translation MSPAKSKAIHGITVAHFFETYRAKLKLELLKGEDGLHRLIREGSINRPSLALTGFFKYFANKRIQVLGAAELTYLKTLHHDQQCAVFEQMVKRNVPCLVLTRNYHPTRAMADVAHRMNLPIFRTPMITMHFVNVGTLCIDNEFAPHTTEHATMLDVRGVGVMLRGSSGVGKSECALALIERGHSLVADDLTVIRLLDERELMSSSRMLNRGWMECRGIGIINIAEMFGIKSVRLEKRIDLVISLQEWRPDVIEERTGLEENYYEILGLKIPHIELFVRPGRDMARLVEVAALTQALKKMGHDPAKSFNDRLIQFMAAKNNQVRTIKPVVRLDRTPEA, via the coding sequence ATGTCACCCGCGAAATCCAAGGCCATCCACGGAATCACCGTCGCGCACTTTTTCGAAACGTATCGCGCGAAGCTCAAGCTGGAGCTCCTCAAGGGCGAAGACGGCCTGCACCGCCTCATCCGTGAAGGCAGCATCAACCGCCCTTCGCTCGCCCTCACCGGCTTCTTCAAATATTTCGCGAATAAACGCATTCAAGTCCTCGGCGCCGCGGAACTCACCTACCTCAAGACGCTGCACCACGACCAGCAGTGCGCCGTCTTCGAGCAGATGGTGAAGCGCAACGTCCCCTGCCTCGTGCTCACGCGGAATTATCACCCCACCCGCGCCATGGCCGACGTCGCCCACCGGATGAACCTCCCGATTTTCCGCACGCCGATGATCACGATGCATTTCGTGAATGTCGGCACGCTCTGCATCGACAACGAATTCGCGCCTCACACCACCGAACACGCCACCATGCTCGACGTCCGCGGCGTCGGCGTGATGCTCCGCGGCTCCAGCGGCGTCGGCAAAAGCGAATGCGCCCTCGCGCTCATCGAGCGCGGCCATTCCCTCGTCGCCGACGATCTCACCGTCATCCGACTCCTCGACGAACGCGAACTCATGTCCAGCAGCCGCATGCTCAACCGCGGCTGGATGGAGTGCCGCGGCATCGGCATCATCAACATCGCCGAAATGTTCGGCATCAAAAGCGTGCGTCTCGAAAAACGCATCGACCTCGTGATCTCGTTGCAGGAATGGCGGCCCGACGTCATCGAAGAACGCACCGGCCTCGAGGAAAACTACTACGAAATTCTCGGCCTGAAAATTCCGCACATCGAACTCTTCGTCCGACCCGGCCGCGACATGGCCCGCCTCGTCGAAGTCGCGGCCCTGACCCAGGCGCTCAAAAAAATGGGCCACGATCCCGCGAAGAGTTTCAACGACCGGTTGATTCAGTTCATGGCGGCCAAGAACAACCAGGTCCGCACGATCAAGCCCGTCGTCCGCCTGGACCGCACGCCCGAAGCCTGA
- the sucC gene encoding ADP-forming succinate--CoA ligase subunit beta — MNIHEYQAKALFEKFGVPVPKGAPAKTPAEIDAALAQLPEGPTMVKSQIHAGGRGKGTFTDGFKGGVKFCKTKADAKELAGKMLGNTLVTAQTGPTGRKVQTVYFTVASDIKKEYYLAILLDRATSRPVIVASTEGGVEIEKVAHETPEKITKVFVDPGYGLADFQVRELTSQLGLAGVEAKNAAKLIRALFKCFWETDAAMVEVNPLITTPTGEVLALDAKVSFDDNALFRHPEIVALRDLNEEDPKEIEASKFALSYIALDGNIACLVNGAGLAMSTMDIIKHFGGTPANFLDVGGGASKEQVGAAFKIILGDPNVKGILVNIFGGIMDCNVIAQGIVEAVKEVGLTLPLVVRLEGNNVAAGKATLAASGLSLVSGDTMSDAAQKIVKLVAA, encoded by the coding sequence ATGAACATCCACGAGTATCAGGCGAAAGCGCTCTTCGAGAAATTTGGCGTTCCGGTCCCCAAAGGCGCGCCGGCCAAAACCCCAGCGGAGATCGACGCCGCGCTCGCGCAGCTCCCCGAAGGCCCGACGATGGTGAAATCCCAAATCCACGCCGGCGGCCGCGGCAAAGGCACCTTTACCGATGGATTCAAAGGCGGCGTCAAGTTCTGCAAAACGAAAGCCGACGCCAAAGAGCTCGCCGGCAAAATGCTCGGCAACACGCTCGTCACCGCCCAGACCGGTCCCACCGGGCGGAAGGTGCAGACCGTTTACTTCACCGTCGCGAGCGACATCAAAAAAGAATACTACCTCGCCATCCTGCTCGACCGCGCCACGTCGCGCCCCGTGATCGTCGCCTCCACCGAAGGCGGCGTGGAAATTGAAAAAGTCGCGCACGAAACGCCGGAGAAAATCACGAAGGTCTTCGTCGATCCCGGCTACGGTCTCGCCGATTTCCAGGTGCGTGAACTCACCAGCCAGCTCGGCCTCGCCGGCGTCGAGGCGAAAAACGCCGCCAAACTGATCCGCGCGTTGTTCAAATGCTTTTGGGAAACCGACGCCGCGATGGTTGAAGTCAACCCGCTGATCACCACCCCGACCGGCGAAGTCCTCGCCCTCGACGCCAAAGTTTCCTTCGACGACAACGCACTCTTCCGCCACCCGGAAATCGTCGCGCTGCGCGATCTCAACGAAGAAGATCCCAAGGAAATCGAAGCCTCGAAATTCGCGCTCAGTTACATCGCGCTCGACGGCAACATCGCCTGTCTCGTCAACGGCGCCGGGCTCGCCATGAGCACGATGGACATCATCAAACACTTCGGCGGCACCCCCGCCAACTTCCTCGACGTCGGCGGCGGCGCTTCGAAGGAGCAAGTCGGCGCGGCGTTTAAAATCATTCTCGGCGACCCCAACGTGAAGGGCATCCTCGTTAACATTTTTGGCGGCATCATGGACTGCAACGTGATCGCCCAAGGCATCGTCGAAGCCGTCAAGGAAGTCGGCCTCACCCTGCCGCTCGTCGTCCGGCTCGAAGGCAACAACGTCGCCGCCGGCAAGGCCACGCTCGCCGCCTCCGGCCTCTCTCTCGTCTCGGGCGACACGATGTCCGACGCCGCCCAAAAGATCGTCAAACTCGTGGCCGCCTGA
- the rph gene encoding ribonuclease PH yields MSSLRSDGRKADQLRPITFEANIAPHATGSVLVSFGATRVICAATIEANVPTWMKQQRVPGGWLTAEYSMLPYSTLDRKQRDISRGKIDGRTVEIQRLIGRSLRAVIDLKKLGQNTLWLDCDVLQADGGTRTASITGAYLAARLAVQKLVDAGRLAENPLADSVAAVSVGVFGGQELLDLNYVEDKDAEVDANIVMTGQGRFVEVQSSGEEATFSTEQLTGLIALAQQGLKQLASLQTAFLTKQLLKF; encoded by the coding sequence ATGTCGTCTCTCCGCTCCGATGGTCGCAAGGCCGATCAGCTCCGCCCCATCACCTTCGAGGCCAATATTGCGCCCCACGCCACCGGCTCCGTGCTCGTCTCCTTCGGCGCCACCCGCGTCATCTGCGCCGCGACGATCGAGGCCAACGTCCCCACCTGGATGAAGCAGCAGCGCGTCCCCGGCGGCTGGCTCACGGCAGAATACTCGATGCTGCCCTACTCGACGCTCGACCGGAAACAGCGCGACATCTCCCGCGGCAAAATCGACGGCCGCACCGTTGAAATCCAACGCCTCATCGGCCGCTCGCTGCGCGCCGTCATCGATTTGAAAAAACTCGGCCAAAACACCCTCTGGCTCGATTGCGACGTTCTCCAGGCCGACGGCGGCACCCGCACCGCCTCCATCACCGGCGCATATCTCGCCGCCCGTCTCGCGGTGCAAAAGCTGGTCGATGCCGGCCGCCTCGCCGAGAATCCCCTCGCCGACTCCGTCGCCGCCGTCAGCGTCGGCGTGTTCGGCGGTCAGGAACTGCTCGATCTCAACTACGTCGAGGACAAGGACGCCGAGGTTGACGCCAATATCGTCATGACCGGTCAGGGCCGTTTCGTCGAAGTGCAGAGCAGCGGCGAGGAAGCGACTTTCTCCACCGAGCAACTCACCGGCCTCATCGCGCTCGCCCAACAGGGCCTGAAGCAACTCGCTTCCCTGCAGACGGCGTTTCTCACGAAACAACTGCTGAAGTTCTGA
- a CDS encoding KdsC family phosphatase yields MPARSTAPRPTPTRADWARVRLFAMDVDGVLTDGNVFIAHGRSELKSFSILDGSGLKRAIRQGVAIAWISGRPSPATTARAKELGIPHVVQGRSDKLTALQELARELNLHADDCVYMGDDDIDAPAMRWARIGVSVPGAMAVAHAAADYITQRDGGRGAVREVCDLILAARAAKKATG; encoded by the coding sequence ATGCCTGCCCGTTCTACCGCCCCACGCCCCACGCCGACGCGCGCCGACTGGGCACGCGTGCGGCTCTTTGCCATGGACGTCGACGGCGTGCTCACGGATGGCAACGTCTTCATCGCGCACGGGCGCTCGGAGCTTAAATCCTTCTCGATCCTCGACGGCAGCGGCCTCAAGCGCGCGATCCGCCAAGGCGTCGCCATCGCATGGATCAGCGGCCGACCCTCGCCCGCCACCACCGCCCGAGCCAAGGAGCTCGGCATCCCTCACGTCGTGCAAGGCCGCAGTGACAAACTCACCGCCCTGCAGGAACTCGCCCGTGAACTCAACCTCCACGCCGACGACTGCGTTTACATGGGTGACGACGACATCGACGCCCCTGCCATGCGCTGGGCGCGCATCGGCGTCAGCGTGCCCGGCGCCATGGCCGTCGCCCACGCCGCGGCCGACTACATCACGCAGCGCGACGGTGGCCGCGGCGCGGTGCGCGAGGTGTGCGATTTGATTCTCGCCGCCCGCGCGGCGAAGAAAGCCACGGGTTGA